The DNA sequence GGTCGTTCTGATTGATATGTCAAACTTTAATGGAATGGGGACAATGTTTGATGAAGATTTTCTTGAATTATCTGAATCTCATAAAAAAGTCACTTGGATTAATTGTTCTAAGGGAGCTAAAGATACTCTTGAGCGCTCAGGTATAAAAAGTAAAAGAATTAAATAAATATTCATATAATTGCACATCATATAAAAGTACAATTTCTTTATTTACTTGGGGTATGTTCAGCAGGGAAGAGTAAGGGCTCAAATACTAAGTATACATTTTGTAATACAGTGCGCAAGGGACTCCCTTCCCTGTATATTCTTTCAGAACCTGAACAGTACCTAAGGACACAGGCTTATACCTGTGATCCAGCATCAAAAATGAGTAAAGGTGAGCAAAGAATAGGAACATTTCAGATGTATAATACCAAACTCTCTCTACTATGGCGGTTAAGTATTCCCTCGGTATCGACATGTCCAAACAAAACTTCAAGGTATGTTTCCTATCCAAGTATCTTGATGGACATTGCAAGGTGAAAGGCAGCAAAGGATTTGAAAACTCTTTGGCAGGCTTTACCAGATTCAAGGAGTGGTATGAGCAGCGGCAAAGGGAAAAGTTACCTTGCAGTTTTGTACTGGAGGCAACCGGCAACTACCATGAGCAGCTGGCTTGGTTTCTTTTTAGAGAAGGGCAGACTGTTCATGTAGTATTGGCCAACCGGGCGAAAAACTACCTGAAGAGTTTGGGGTTGAAGAGTAAAAATGATCACATCGATGCAAAGGGATTAGCCCAAATGGGGGCAGATCAGCAACTATCGGTTTGGCAGCCATTGTCTGAAAACCTGTATGTGCTTCGAAGCATGACCCGTTACCATGAGGACCTGTGCAAAGTACTGGTACAATTCAAGAACCAGTCCAAGCAACTGACATACAGCATGTACCCACTCCGAGAAGTTGCTGAGGGGCTTCAAGTTGCATTGGAGGCAATAGAAAAACAGCTTCAGGAAATAGAGCAACAGATCGGGTTATTGATTG is a window from the Limibacter armeniacum genome containing:
- a CDS encoding PI-PLC domain-containing protein, which produces MEQLEQYFDFRLGLKKLSNDPLTYKLYGSISVDEADELYDFFDSLPIDKVVLIDMSNFNGMGTMFDEDFLELSESHKKVTWINCSKGAKDTLERSGIKSKRIK
- a CDS encoding IS110 family RNA-guided transposase; this translates as MAVKYSLGIDMSKQNFKVCFLSKYLDGHCKVKGSKGFENSLAGFTRFKEWYEQRQREKLPCSFVLEATGNYHEQLAWFLFREGQTVHVVLANRAKNYLKSLGLKSKNDHIDAKGLAQMGADQQLSVWQPLSENLYVLRSMTRYHEDLCKVLVQFKNQSKQLTYSMYPLREVAEGLQVALEAIEKQLQEIEQQIGLLIEKDEALRKKVAYMTSVKGVGLMTAAVVVAETNGFSLVHNGKQLTSYAGYDVRENQSGQRRGTTSISKKGNSHIRRIMHMAALNVVRYKVGNFSNLQQRVYERSGYKMKGYVAVQSKLLRLLYTLWKTEQCFEPRWSEKNTKGLINETKSQERDMNRS